The genomic segment CTCTGAGGGTAGACTTTGTCAAAGTGGAACTTCTTCCTGCTTCCCTTCTGAACGACCACCGCCTCCTGGTCGTCGGTGTTCTCCAGACAAGAGCTGGAGGCTGAGCTCTTCCTGCAGCGACAGAACACCCGGATGTTTCcctgcagctccagcagcttGTTGTACAGgctcttcctctccaccacctccctccGGTAGAGGGATCGCAGCTCCTCCACCTCGCCGGCCGCCTCCTGCTCCACCTGGGCCAACTCCCCCACGGTGCCCTTCAGCTGCTCCAGCTGGTTCTTCATGTCGGTCATCGCCTGGCGAACCGTGGATCGAAGATGCTTGTTGGAGACGTTCAGCTCGCGGGTCAGACAGCTCACCTGGCGGAGTTGGCCTGGGTCCACGGCGGGTTTGGTGATGGTTCTGGCAGGTGGGACAGCAGGAGCCCGGCGGTTCAGGAGAGATCTGATCTTCTCCCGGGCCTCCTGCTGGTCAGCTTCCAGCTCGGCCAGCTTCTGGTTCAGGTGCTGGACCACGTCGGTCAGGTAGCGGACTTCCCTCGCCAGGTAGCTGTTGCTCTGGAAAAGATTGTCCACCTCCTTCTCTTTGGTCTGGAGCTTCTGCCTCAGATCCTCGATGACCCGGTCCCGCTCCAGGAGGGCTCTGCCGGGTTAAAGCGAGATGTTTGTTGATCAGTTTATACACTTTGGATGCTCGGGGTGGAACCTGGACCATCTGGAGAGTAGGAGGCCAAGGTCAACAATACTCATTCTAACTGAGGGGGAGGAGCATCGCATTGTTGAATTTTGCAGCTCTTGATacttctcattttctgttttaagctATTTGGCTGCAAGATAAGACGTTCTTACCCCAAAAGATAGTGAAGGGCatacatttcagtttgtctaaCAAGCACCATCCGACCTCCTTATTCTACCCTGTGATTCGGTCACGTGGCGATCCCTGCGCAAACCTCTGGGGAAGGCTGTTCGTCCAGCCTcgagctgcagctgctgaggtATTCTCGTGATCTCACAGGTGTCTACTGTCGAAACCAAAGTTCCAAGTCCAGTATTTCCGCAGACTGCACCGCTCCGCTCGGCCTCTTCGCCGGTCGTGCACCAGGTCAGCCGCACTAATCGGATGCAGATCGTGCAGTCTGTGGAAATCTTAGTAGTTTTGTTGCACCCCAGGCAAACACTTTATTGTGGTGGGGAGACAATAGACATCTCTCAGATACCTTCACAGCCTGCTGCACATTTCTGATTTAAGGAGCATGTTGTCTCGGATCTTAGCATGTCGACATCCACTACTTCTTACAATGCGTGACTATATCTACTACAGGCGTGCAAATGCTAGCACATTAGTGTGCTGTTAAATCATTAGCAAAGCACAGTTTAGCCTTAAGCACAGCTGAGTCTGGAAAATTACAGCTTAAGACTCAAAAAAGCTTCACCAAGTCTGACAAGCTCAGTCTAAAATGTCCTGAAATGTCTTCACATTTTGCCCCGTAAACAGTGAGGAGCTAAGAACGGCGACTATTCCTCTCCATTTTTTAATCCATCAAACGGTCTGCTAGTGTTTCCTGAGACTTCCTGACTCGTTTAAATGAGTTCCGCCGTCAATCCCGTGTTTGTTGCAGACCTGAAGGAGTCGAGGTCGGTGTAGTTGTGGTCTCCGCTGGGAGAAGCCTGCAGGAGGAATTCTCCAAACATGGTGAGGTAGACGGAGATGACCTCTTCAGGGTCGTAGTTACACTGCCTGAGCGCTGCAGTGATCTCCTTCTGGTCCACCAGGCCTGGGAGGGTGGACTGGAACACAAAACCAATCAAAAACCAGACACACATTACACCTAAGCCATATGCCTGTGACTCTGGAATGATCCTCAGAAACTGGGAAATGTTTAGAGCAAAGACACACGGAGCGGCACCGCAGCCTTCCTCACCATGACTCGCTGGACTCGAGCTTTGACAAACTCAACGTTTATCTCCCActgcagcggcagcagcagccagacGCCCGACTGAGGGTCCCAGAACCTGCAGACATTCACCCTCTCCTGGAAAACACCCGGACATGATGGAAAGGCAGAGCTGAGGCTCAGTCGTGGATGAAGAACTCAGCTCctttaatataataaaagtgAACCAAAAATGGAAACAACAGACGACAGCAGACGACTAGATCCCAGGTGGGGAAAAGTAAAGCATGTTTGTTTATCAGGTTTGTCGTTATTCGTTCTACCACCGGAGGAaatctttaagttttttttacgCATAGTGGCTTAAAATCTGAATCGGAAAAAGGTCAAAGTTGTAACCGTGTGAACCGAGCCGTTCACCTGCGGCTCTCCAGCCTTGTCTCACCTCAAACATGTAGGTCATGACGGTTCCTTTGCCTTGGATGTAGACGCTGCCGGTGCGGTCGTCCTCCCCGACCACCGGCTGGCTGCTGGCCGGAGTCTGCAGCTGACTGGAGCCCTGGGGGACAAAGCACCGATCCTAGTGATCACCCTGGCGGCATGTTCTCCACGCACACTGGCGCGTTCGGTCCGCCTGCGCCGCCTCCACGGCACCGAAGCTGACTTTCTCAAACATGGCCCATGATACGAAACGTGACGTGAAAAAAGtgcactgtgttttactatgtGTTGTAATGTCTGAAAGACTGATTTCATTTGCGGTGGAGCTATCGACAGACAGACCTCACTGTTGGAGCTGATGAAGCGTCCCTGATTGTGCCACTCCTTCGGAAACGGCCGCAGGTTCTGGTAAAGACGAGACGAGTTCCGACATGAGGTAGACCACCAAGATCAAACATCTTAAAACgctgaatgtgaaaacaagagGGTTAAACTGACGTCAGCCGGGTCTACGCGTTCCGTTTCTACCTGCGACTCGTCGACATAAACTCTGCCCCCGTGATGGCTGAAGCAGCTGTAGAGCGTCCCGCTGTCGTGGAGGAAACTCTCGAAGTCCAGGGACACCTCTTCACCTTCCGCCACAGGTTCCTGAGGTGCGGGAGGTGGGCCAGTTAACAACCACACCGAAGGCTCGACCCGAGCATTTCACCTTTCAACCGCCCACCGTTCCACCAACCACGACAGGCAGCGAAACCCGGGGGGTTTTACCTGTAGACCCTTTCACACAGTTCTAGTAGGAAATAGGCACTGATAGACTAGACCCATCTTCGTAATCATTGTGGGCATTTTTCAAAAGCTGTGGTGCGGAGATGTGAAATGTTACACCGTGGTAGTAACATGTAGCTGCCACACACTGAggatttctttcaaaataagagccaGAAGCTACATCCAGAGAAACCGCCAGGACGCTGCCCCCCCCAGATCCTGAGTCAGCAGCTGGTACATTGGGCCGTGTTATTGAAACACACTCATCTTTACCTTGCCGTCAACATAACTCTGTCTGATTTTCAGGCACAATTATAAGGTTGATGTTGCGTTTGTTCACTCAAATGACCACAAAAGTACGTGTTCATATTTCTAAATACCGAGAACACAATAAAAGTAATTACATATTCATAAGAAACACACACgttcaaatttattttccaaatgtctTGTGAGATTTATATATAGTTCTACTGAGGATCGACCCCTGATCCTAAATAGTCAGTTTATTGTAAATCTGTGTTAAAACACAGGATTCGCTGGATATTTATTCTGCATTTCTACTGAAATGTATCAGCATCATTTCTGATGTTTAAAGGCCAAAATAGAGACACAGTGATAATATAGTGATGTAACAGCTGCTCACGGTCACGGCCGGATTCAGGACCGTGTGTGTgggtctttcttcttcttcttcatcatcatcctcctcctccttcgtGTGTCTGTGGCTCTCCTCGCTCTGGAAGGACCGGACCTCCATAGCGTGACTGTCGGGTTTCACTGCCTCCTCACCCGCCTGAGAACACGCCAGACACAGCAGCGTtagtggggagggggggtctCTGTTCCCCGGCCCCGTGGATGCTTCCTTCTTCCACGCTGCCTCCTAATAACTGGGGTAAACACGTACCTGCGGGGCGCCGTCGCTGCGTCCCACAGGCGCGGAGGGTCGGGCGGGTTCAGGCTCAGCCGCCCCGGCTTCCAGCCTCTCCGGCCGGGATTCTTCAACGAGCGATGCCCCGCTGCCCATCGCGACATCCGCGGACAGAGGCACGGAGACACCCAGAGACCGAGACCGAGACCGGGAGGGGGGGTGACGTCAAGAGACAGGTGAGAACAGGTGCAACCCGACACACCTGTCGCGCAGTGACGCTGCTGTTACCTGCCGACGGTTGAGCGCTTTAgattttatacataaatgaaGCTCCGGTAAAAGACTTGGCGAAGAAACTAGACACCACAAGACCAGAGCCCCGTGAAAAGACCGGACGCCATTTGACAGGGAAACCCAGGACTGTAGAAATCCTTTGACCTGAACCACCTCAGTTATCATTCGgcccctcttttctccctcccgGACCTTTTTTGCTTCTAACCCTCGTTCTCTCTCAACAGGCCCAATGCGTCATGAGAAACGTGGCCCGGAACCGATCCAGCTGGTTCGGATCGGCCTCGATGTGTCGTCGggaaatcaaacacacacacacacacacacacacacacacacacacacacaccggccaGGCACCTTCATTTCGGCCGGTGGGGAAACGTCGCGTGGGGCCTCGGTCAGTCCGCTCGGGGCCGACGGACGGCCACTAGGGGTAGGGGTCAGCATCCGCCCGTTGAAAGGCTTCGAGGCCGCGCGTCGACGCGGGACCGGCGCCAAGCCCCCCGGTTGGGTCGGCCCGACGCTCGGAGGCCGCAGCAGAACCGCAGACACCCTTCCGGCCGGACCCTGAGCCCCGCAGGTGGCTTGGCCTCGTGCCACGAGGTCTGAAGACGTCCAGTCTGAAACTGGGGTCCAGAGAAGGCGACCGGAAAACTTGGAAAAACAAGAACTGGCCTGAAACTGCGGCTTTTCTCAGCAGATTTCTGCGTTGGAGAGTGGAGCCAATGAAAACCTCTCAGGCCAAGGTCTGCggctctcgctctctcacacacacacacacacacacacacacacacacacacacacacacacacacacacagagagagaatatgTGAAGATTCTAAATATCTAAATCTCATGGATCCACCGATGTGAAGTTCACTGAGCGTTCCCCTGCCCCCCACGTTTTTTGGACTCCCTCATGGGGGGCGGGGGGCATGCTGTTTCAGGCACTGCTGAAATGATAAGGTCCTGGTCTAGTGTCAGTAACAGATCTTTGTAATCTTTTACAGTATTACTACATTTATTGGTAGAAGTGTCGTTTATCATTTCGTATCCTCGTTTTTCTTTATTCGCATCTCAGGCCTCAGTTTAAGGCGACGTGTAACGAGTTCTTCATCAATGtgcagtttttctgcttttggttGCGATGTCACGTATCACTGGGAATTAAAAGCTCGTCCGCAGGTTTATCAGACGACGTGACAGGATGTCACCACCCTGGAACGTGATCGTGGTAGCAACCGTTTCCTGCTCCACCCGCGGAATTTAGGCCATCCGATGGCGTCTTTCGTTCCGGCGAAAGGCGAACCGGGACCCGCTCCCTCGGAAGGTCGGGAACCCCCCGCTGCGCCGACGCACCCCGTGGATCTTACACATCAGCGCGTGTTTCCAGATGTTGAGTACGACTCCGGAGGGAGCCGCGTGACGTCTGATGAATGTCTCCGCAGGTGATGTCGCGCGAGTCGGCGCCGGTGAGGTCTGAGGACTACGACTCCGGGGCTGCGGCGTTGGAGAGAAGTGGGttcaccagacctctgtagccaAGAAAAGATGACATCCCTGGTTGGTCTGCATCAGTTTTGAGGCGCAGCGAGTCTGACGGTGTTGTAGAGGTGCAATGCTAAGTCAGCGCAGTATCTCTGCAACTGAAGGGCCACTTACTGGCCTTTTCTGGGGCTTTCAGCTGCACCTCATGGCATTCCTCCGCGgagagtttgctcagttgtcatgcGGCAGAGCCGTGAGGCCACGTCTGAGCAGAGAAAAGGGTGGATCTCCCTCCGCTGCATACGAACACCTGTCGTCACATGACTCACCCTCCATACAAATGTGCAGAGGAAGGCCATGAGGTGCGGTTGAAAGCTCTAGACCCCGCGTCAGTGTCAGATTGTGGGTGTGTTGAATATGGCGGCCTCCAGGGGGCGTCATCGGGGCGGTAAACTGTGAGTCCTGCCAGAAACGGATCGTCTTACCTGCTTACAGCCTTTTTAGCCGCTGCCTTGAGCGCTCTGCGCCTGGCGGCCCTTTGCTGCTGCCCGGGACGGGACGCTTTTACTTTTTTCGGTTTTGTCGCCACATTTGGTACCAGAACCGACTTCAGAACCAGACCGAAGTCTGAGCAGCAGCTGAGGCCCGGCAGAGATACTGAATCCCAGTCTGTCTGTGCCACTGAGCAATAAAATCCTCACTGATTAGcactcactttgttttgttttttcttcctggaGGGGCCGCTGGCTGTTCCGGCAGCTGGGCGCCGGCCGAGCGTCGGGTGAAACGCCAGCGGGACGCGTTCTGCCTCGGCTCAGCCTCCGCAGCTCGGCCAGATTAGAAATGACACACaataaaagaggagaggagacgagtTCCCCAGAGAACAATCGGGAAAATGACTCTCTATTCACACAGACGGGGGAATATTGACAGAGTCGTACACAGcgttttgttgcttttttaatcGGCGCAGTCTCAGAACATCTGCTGCTCTCGCcgattttctgtctctctgtttcagtgTCTCTCTGCCAAGCGTTGGATTAATCCAGGTTTGGCTTCCGCAGCCGCTCGAACACAgaaactctgtgtgtttgtgcgtggaGCTTAGAGACTCGTGCCGGGACCGGTGCTGGAACTGAGGCCGCGGTTCCTGGGTTTTTGACCCAGACCTTATTAACATGCGGGTTCAGATCATGGTCCTACAGTAGCCGGCCCTCACCGATGCTTCCGTTTGGAGAGACAAGCGAATATAACGAACGCTGTGTagggactgaaaaaaaaacaagaaaaacgaaaagaaaagacagttttTCTCGACCATGTGGTACCAGCGGATTGAGggtgtgtttgatgtgttttcccGCCGTTCAGGGGACCTGGACAGTTGTCCCGTCGAGGTGTGATGTGGAGTGGTTTGTTTTAAAGAACTCAAGCTCTCAGTGAGGTTCTTTCATGTGCAGAGAGAAAGTATTGGAAGCATTCCTTGGATTACCGGAGTTTAAACTGGAATGCGGCAATTTAGTACAGAGGCCCGTGTCTGc from the Xiphias gladius isolate SHS-SW01 ecotype Sanya breed wild chromosome 8, ASM1685928v1, whole genome shotgun sequence genome contains:
- the LOC120793086 gene encoding kinesin-like protein KIN-14E; translation: MGSGASLVEESRPERLEAGAAEPEPARPSAPVGRSDGAPQAGEEAVKPDSHAMEVRSFQSEESHRHTKEEEDDDEEEEERPTHTVLNPAVTEPVAEGEEVSLDFESFLHDSGTLYSCFSHHGGRVYVDESQNLRPFPKEWHNQGRFISSNSEGSSQLQTPASSQPVVGEDDRTGSVYIQGKGTVMTYMFEERVNVCRFWDPQSGVWLLLPLQWEINVEFVKARVQRVMSTLPGLVDQKEITAALRQCNYDPEEVISVYLTMFGEFLLQASPSGDHNYTDLDSFRALLERDRVIEDLRQKLQTKEKEVDNLFQSNSYLAREVRYLTDVVQHLNQKLAELEADQQEAREKIRSLLNRRAPAVPPARTITKPAVDPGQLRQVSCLTRELNVSNKHLRSTVRQAMTDMKNQLEQLKGTVGELAQVEQEAAGEVEELRSLYRREVVERKSLYNKLLELQGNIRVFCRCRKSSASSSCLENTDDQEAVVVQKGSRKKFHFDKVYPQSSTQEEVFAGTLPVISSCVDGYNVCILAYGQTGSGKTYTMMGSKGNPGVNIRSVRELLRICAEKEKVSYTLKISMLEIYNDSLNDLLTKSPGAALDIRVQGKSVSVPGLTQIQVQTEADILNVMETGEKNRKIASTKMNIQSSRSHLVVALDVEGSDEVSGLTSRGTLTLCDLAGSERISKTEAEGQRLVEAAAINKSLTALGQVFSALKRNALHIPFRNSKLTHLLQPCLSGDAKCCVFVNVSPDAKDVVETLSTLQFGSTIRQVSLGKASQNVAPAKNNKTAR